A region of Massilia sp. WG5 DNA encodes the following proteins:
- a CDS encoding S41 family peptidase, with amino-acid sequence MGSKLKHSALLTLGAILGVAVTIQFSALAQKPVENGMPIASLRQLADVYSLVKSDYVEPVEDRKLLTQATAGMVAALDPHSAYLDRKAYRELREGTEGRFVGLGIEIGPSDEGYVKIVSPIEDSPAARAGIKAGDQIARIDGAAVKEMTLDDAIKRMRGEPHTRVVLTILRQGAPGPLEITIVRDEIMQKSVKGKIVRSNGAGYAWVRISQFQEPTVSDLAAKLAALAREEPDLRGLVLDLRNDPGGLLQGAIGAAAAFLPDGAEIVSTNGQLEESKARFYGRPEHYMLSRGDDPLKKVPALFKTIPMVVLVNTGSASASEIVAGALQDYKRAAIVGSPTFGKGSVQTIRPMAGETAVKLTTARYYTPSGRSIQARGVLPDFPVDENADGDGLNALRMREADLQHHLSNGSSREAATRKDDVEAQMRILIAERRRKPLEFGSDADFQLAQALRHLQGLPLQLSKRAGDGAGPLAQQAH; translated from the coding sequence ATGGGCTCGAAACTCAAACATTCCGCCCTCCTCACCTTGGGCGCCATCCTGGGCGTCGCGGTCACCATCCAGTTTTCCGCGCTGGCCCAGAAACCGGTCGAAAACGGCATGCCGATCGCCAGCCTGCGCCAGCTGGCCGATGTCTACAGCCTGGTCAAGTCGGATTACGTCGAACCGGTCGAAGACCGCAAGCTGCTGACCCAGGCCACGGCCGGCATGGTGGCCGCGCTCGATCCGCATTCCGCTTATCTGGACCGCAAGGCCTACCGCGAGCTGCGTGAAGGCACCGAAGGCCGCTTCGTCGGCCTCGGGATCGAGATCGGCCCGAGCGACGAGGGCTACGTGAAAATCGTCTCCCCGATCGAGGATTCGCCGGCCGCGCGCGCCGGCATCAAGGCGGGCGACCAGATCGCGCGCATCGACGGCGCGGCGGTCAAGGAGATGACGCTCGACGATGCGATCAAGCGCATGCGCGGCGAGCCGCACACCAGGGTCGTGCTGACCATCCTGCGCCAGGGCGCACCCGGCCCGCTGGAGATCACGATCGTGCGCGACGAGATCATGCAGAAGAGCGTGAAGGGCAAGATCGTCAGGTCGAACGGCGCGGGCTACGCCTGGGTGCGCATCTCGCAGTTCCAGGAGCCCACCGTGAGCGACCTCGCCGCCAAGCTGGCGGCGCTGGCGCGCGAGGAGCCGGATCTGCGCGGCCTGGTGCTGGACCTGCGCAACGATCCGGGCGGGCTGCTGCAGGGCGCGATCGGCGCCGCCGCCGCCTTCCTCCCCGACGGCGCCGAAATCGTCTCGACCAATGGCCAGCTCGAGGAATCGAAGGCACGCTTCTACGGCCGCCCCGAACACTACATGCTCAGCCGCGGCGACGATCCCTTGAAAAAGGTGCCGGCACTGTTCAAGACCATTCCGATGGTGGTGCTGGTGAACACCGGCTCGGCCTCGGCCTCGGAAATCGTGGCCGGCGCCCTGCAGGACTACAAGCGCGCGGCGATCGTCGGCAGCCCGACCTTCGGCAAGGGCTCGGTGCAGACCATCCGCCCGATGGCGGGCGAAACCGCGGTGAAGCTGACCACGGCGCGCTACTACACGCCGAGCGGACGCTCGATCCAGGCGCGCGGCGTGCTGCCCGACTTCCCGGTCGACGAGAACGCCGACGGCGACGGCCTGAACGCGCTGCGCATGCGCGAAGCCGACCTGCAGCACCATCTGTCGAACGGCAGCAGCCGTGAGGCAGCGACGCGCAAGGACGATGTCGAGGCACAGATGCGGATCCTGATCGCCGAACGCCGCCGCAAGCCGCTCGAATTCGGCAGCGACGCCGACTTCCAGCTGGCCCAGGCCCTGCGCCACCTGCAGGGACTGCCGCTGCAGTTGTCGAAACGCGCGGGCGACGGCGCCGGGCCGCTGGCCCAGCAGGCGCATTGA